One stretch of Sinomonas terrae DNA includes these proteins:
- a CDS encoding phosphotransferase family protein: protein MLTGSFVNHLIAEASTELGKRLLFLAFLEGGTHATSILASDGLSDYVIRCFPEEPSTVLREVEILDRLHALGDVVPRYICHSTRSGWPFIVTTRVEGGHPDPQLSLTAIAHEMAATLVRIHRLSGNGLRPAPEGPPSGDSPVARAARDAWNGLDLRDRVLTHSDYWCGNALWSGEKLAGVVDWSGARNAPRGVDVAWCRLDLVLLGDASAADLFAAEYEQLAGTTIPDLLSWDLQAAASAYPRVEEWAPNYLGIGHTELGPGLLRSRLEEWAAALVSRQPVGPPRSGKRR from the coding sequence ATGCTGACTGGCTCCTTCGTAAATCATCTAATTGCCGAGGCCTCCACCGAGCTGGGGAAGAGGCTTCTTTTCCTGGCTTTCCTCGAAGGCGGGACGCATGCGACCAGCATTCTGGCCAGCGACGGCCTCTCGGATTACGTGATCCGCTGCTTCCCCGAAGAACCGTCCACCGTCTTGCGTGAAGTGGAGATCCTTGATCGGCTTCACGCTCTCGGCGATGTGGTGCCGCGCTATATTTGCCATTCGACCCGTTCGGGTTGGCCGTTCATCGTCACCACAAGAGTCGAAGGCGGCCACCCCGATCCCCAGCTATCCCTGACGGCCATCGCCCACGAAATGGCGGCGACCCTTGTCCGAATCCACCGCCTCTCGGGAAACGGACTGAGACCTGCGCCCGAGGGGCCGCCATCGGGTGACAGTCCGGTGGCAAGGGCTGCCAGAGACGCCTGGAACGGTCTCGACCTCAGAGACCGGGTTCTGACGCATTCCGACTACTGGTGCGGAAATGCCTTATGGTCCGGGGAAAAGCTCGCGGGCGTCGTGGATTGGTCGGGCGCCCGCAATGCACCTCGAGGTGTAGATGTGGCCTGGTGCCGATTGGACCTCGTCCTTTTGGGCGACGCATCAGCGGCCGATCTGTTTGCGGCCGAATATGAACAATTGGCCGGAACCACAATTCCCGACCTTCTGAGTTGGGACCTCCAGGCTGCCGCGAGCGCCTATCCGAGAGTCGAAGAGTGGGCGCCGAACTACCTTGGAATCGGTCATACCGAACTTGGCCCCGGGTTGCTGCGAAGCAGGCTTGAGGAGTGGGCGGCCGCCTTGGTCAGCCGGCAGCCGGTCGGCCCTCCGCGGAGCGGTAAGCGGCGATGA
- a CDS encoding VOC family protein, producing MSTPPTPYLLFQGNAREALTFYQEVFGGELTIYTRSQLGRTDGSPDGVAHGILKGVVDLFGADADDGSAGVRTEGLMLSLLGASSEADLRRWFERLAAAGQVVDDLQKRPWGASDGQVLDRFGLHWLIGFESGES from the coding sequence ATGTCCACCCCGCCGACCCCTTATCTCCTGTTCCAAGGCAACGCCCGCGAGGCGCTCACGTTCTATCAGGAGGTGTTCGGCGGGGAGCTGACCATCTACACGCGCTCCCAGCTCGGGCGCACGGACGGGTCCCCCGATGGCGTCGCCCACGGCATCCTGAAGGGCGTCGTCGACCTCTTCGGAGCCGACGCCGACGACGGCTCGGCGGGCGTCCGCACGGAAGGCCTCATGCTCTCGCTCTTGGGCGCCTCCAGCGAGGCTGACCTCCGCAGGTGGTTCGAGCGCCTCGCCGCCGCGGGTCAGGTTGTGGACGACCTTCAGAAGCGCCCCTGGGGTGCGTCCGACGGCCAGGTTCTCGACCGGTTCGGCCTTCACTGGCTCATCGGCTTCGAATCAGGAGAGAGCTGA
- a CDS encoding SDR family NAD(P)-dependent oxidoreductase, which translates to MPSTTRATGPCQLPSRTSRQKTRSWNLHERKGHLLGMKFQIPAMLASSGGAIVNMASLAGVNGVANLAAYVAAKAGIIGLTKVAALDYAGQGIRVNAVAPGAILTHHLEAAGNEAQRMAGLASPMGRIGTADEVARLVVWLCSEQASYINGAVVPIDGGQAAGVKPRQMYRQGQPMKEH; encoded by the coding sequence GTGCCTTCAACAACGCGAGCGACGGGCCCATGCCAGCTCCCCTCGCGGACATCGCGCCAGAAGACTCGATCGTGGAATCTCCACGAACGTAAGGGGCACCTTCTCGGAATGAAGTTCCAGATCCCAGCGATGCTGGCGTCCAGTGGCGGAGCGATCGTGAACATGGCCTCGCTGGCCGGTGTCAACGGGGTGGCCAACCTCGCCGCTTATGTGGCCGCGAAGGCGGGGATCATCGGTCTGACCAAGGTCGCCGCGCTCGACTATGCCGGTCAAGGAATACGCGTCAACGCGGTCGCTCCGGGGGCGATCCTCACTCATCATCTCGAGGCGGCGGGCAACGAGGCCCAACGGATGGCCGGGTTAGCCAGCCCTATGGGCCGAATCGGCACGGCGGACGAGGTCGCAAGACTCGTCGTATGGCTGTGCTCGGAGCAAGCCTCATACATCAACGGCGCCGTTGTCCCCATCGACGGAGGGCAGGCGGCCGGGGTCAAGCCTCGGCAGATGTATCGCCAGGGCCAGCCGATGAAAGAGCACTAG
- a CDS encoding SDR family NAD(P)-dependent oxidoreductase: MCRTAQSQTAQGRTKQGRDHDWLRYGGESGAGRRSQQGNWAATALAFSEAGASVAVASRSRSSLEAVTEQMRARGKTATAIIADVGDPQSMSDVVSRTVEEFGRLDCAFNNASDGPMPAPLADIAPEDSIVESPRT; the protein is encoded by the coding sequence ATGTGCCGAACCGCGCAGAGCCAAACCGCACAAGGCCGAACCAAACAGGGCAGGGATCATGACTGGCTTCGATATGGCGGGGAAAGTGGCGCTGGTCGTCGGAGCCAGCAAGGGAATTGGGCTGCGACCGCGCTGGCCTTTTCCGAAGCTGGGGCGTCGGTTGCAGTGGCTTCCCGCAGCAGGTCCTCCTTGGAGGCCGTCACGGAACAAATGAGGGCCCGTGGCAAAACAGCGACTGCCATCATCGCCGATGTCGGGGACCCGCAGTCGATGAGCGACGTCGTCTCCCGTACAGTCGAGGAATTCGGGCGCCTTGACTGTGCCTTCAACAACGCGAGCGACGGGCCCATGCCAGCTCCCCTCGCGGACATCGCGCCAGAAGACTCGATCGTGGAATCTCCACGAACGTAA
- a CDS encoding MarR family winged helix-turn-helix transcriptional regulator, which yields MLYSEDMPREAMQREAGLGKGRPARIGFLLSQLGAHATELFAAQTKELGITPSEAGVIRIIGRSPGISQRELADILGSVQSRVVALIDRLEGAGLVTRTRSSADRRVQELRLTESGAATLKLLRRAAEAQEAAIVEGLTPQQADELFELLSALGSLRGLDSEIHLGYRDSAR from the coding sequence ATGCTGTATTCTGAGGATATGCCACGGGAAGCGATGCAACGGGAAGCTGGGCTCGGGAAGGGGCGGCCGGCCCGCATCGGATTCCTGCTCTCTCAGCTTGGTGCCCACGCGACCGAGCTCTTCGCGGCACAGACCAAGGAACTGGGCATCACCCCGTCGGAGGCCGGCGTCATCCGGATCATTGGCCGGTCTCCTGGTATCAGCCAGCGCGAACTCGCGGACATTCTCGGCTCGGTGCAGAGCCGGGTGGTAGCCCTCATCGACCGGCTCGAGGGCGCTGGGCTTGTCACGCGGACGCGCAGCTCGGCGGATCGCAGGGTCCAGGAGCTGCGGCTGACCGAGTCAGGGGCAGCCACGCTCAAGCTGTTGCGTCGCGCGGCGGAGGCGCAGGAGGCAGCGATCGTCGAGGGCCTGACGCCGCAACAGGCCGACGAGCTCTTCGAGCTCCTGTCAGCGCTGGGTTCTCTGCGCGGCCTCGACTCCGAGATCCACCTCGGCTACCGCGACTCGGCCCGCTGA
- a CDS encoding ChaB family protein: MPKADKSGKAKKGELPSTLQRSDRKAQQTFAKAHDSAEETYGDEQRAHRVAYSALKHTHEKVGDHWEPKEGNGPSDAQAEGGKKTSRPTAGGVDANASKKHLYELAQKLDVPGRSNMSKDELVDALQKANDKKTAESRKK; this comes from the coding sequence ATGCCGAAGGCAGATAAGAGCGGGAAGGCGAAGAAGGGCGAACTCCCCTCGACGCTCCAGCGTTCGGACCGGAAGGCCCAACAGACTTTCGCGAAGGCGCATGACTCGGCCGAGGAGACTTACGGCGACGAGCAGCGCGCCCACCGCGTGGCGTACTCTGCCCTGAAGCACACGCACGAGAAGGTCGGCGACCACTGGGAACCCAAGGAAGGCAACGGTCCTTCGGACGCACAGGCCGAGGGCGGAAAGAAGACGTCCCGTCCCACAGCAGGAGGGGTGGACGCGAACGCCTCCAAGAAGCACCTCTATGAGCTCGCCCAGAAACTCGATGTTCCGGGCCGCTCCAACATGTCGAAGGACGAACTCGTCGACGCGCTGCAGAAGGCCAACGACAAGAAGACGGCGGAGAGCCGGAAGAAGTAG
- a CDS encoding hydrogenase maturation nickel metallochaperone HypA/HybF, protein MHELSITQSLIGAVIERVGDRQVTGVNLCIGRLSGVLPDAVRFCFEVVSEGTCLAGAALNIDEPKGSGRCRDCGTEFALEDAILLCPCGSADVFVTGGRELTVTSVEVI, encoded by the coding sequence ATGCATGAGCTTTCCATTACCCAGAGCCTTATTGGCGCTGTCATTGAACGAGTCGGCGACCGGCAAGTGACGGGCGTCAATCTTTGCATCGGGCGCCTGTCGGGTGTCCTTCCCGATGCAGTTCGGTTCTGTTTCGAGGTGGTCAGCGAAGGGACCTGTTTGGCGGGTGCGGCTCTCAACATCGATGAGCCGAAAGGCAGTGGGCGCTGCCGTGACTGCGGGACTGAATTCGCCCTCGAAGACGCCATTCTGCTCTGCCCCTGCGGAAGTGCTGACGTATTCGTGACCGGAGGCCGCGAGCTGACGGTGACATCAGTGGAAGTGATCTGA
- the hypB gene encoding hydrogenase nickel incorporation protein HypB has product MCSTCGCSDDAGTRISRIDLDTSIGSEAGGLPHLHDHEHLHNHEHHDHEHHEHHEHHDHAAESTTISLEQSLLARNDLEAARNRGWLEGRKIFALNLMSSPGAGKTTLLVRTINEMAGHFESFVIEGDQETTFDAERIRATGSTVVQVNTGAGCHLDASMVHRALDSLDPSPRSTVFIENVGNLVCPALFDLGEAAKVVIVSVTEGDDKPEKYPHMFLAADLLIVNKADLLPYVEFDVERFLERARRLNPHVEAIVVSATTGEGLTSWFDWLTQKSGASGENAAAGIPEHSVHA; this is encoded by the coding sequence ATGTGTTCAACGTGCGGTTGCAGCGACGATGCGGGAACCCGGATTTCACGAATCGATCTGGATACGAGCATTGGCTCAGAAGCGGGCGGACTTCCCCACCTGCACGACCATGAGCACCTGCACAACCATGAGCATCACGATCACGAGCATCACGAGCATCACGAGCATCACGACCACGCGGCCGAAAGCACGACGATCTCACTCGAGCAGAGCCTCCTGGCACGCAACGATCTCGAGGCGGCGCGGAATCGGGGATGGCTCGAGGGGCGGAAGATCTTCGCACTCAACCTCATGAGCTCTCCGGGGGCCGGGAAGACGACCCTCTTGGTCCGCACCATTAACGAGATGGCCGGGCACTTCGAGAGTTTCGTGATCGAGGGCGATCAGGAAACCACATTTGACGCGGAACGGATCAGGGCCACCGGCAGCACCGTCGTGCAGGTCAACACCGGAGCTGGGTGCCACTTGGACGCATCGATGGTCCACCGTGCGCTCGATTCGCTCGACCCATCGCCCCGCTCCACCGTCTTCATCGAGAACGTGGGGAACCTCGTGTGCCCGGCGCTTTTCGATCTCGGGGAGGCCGCGAAGGTTGTGATTGTGTCCGTGACGGAAGGAGACGACAAGCCCGAGAAATACCCGCACATGTTCCTTGCCGCAGACCTGCTGATCGTCAACAAGGCCGATCTGCTGCCCTACGTTGAGTTCGACGTCGAACGGTTCCTTGAGCGGGCCCGGCGCCTGAATCCCCACGTCGAAGCCATAGTGGTGTCAGCTACGACAGGCGAAGGCCTGACGAGCTGGTTCGACTGGCTGACGCAGAAATCCGGCGCGTCTGGAGAAAACGCAGCCGCCGGGATTCCCGAGCACAGCGTCCACGCCTGA
- a CDS encoding hydrogenase expression protein HypE yields the protein MPTSTSTAAEDALIHVLWINAGLSCDGDSVALTAAMQPSVEEIALGALPGLPQVAVHWPLIDFECGPQQGADDFLEWFRKADRGELEPFVLVVEGSIPNEKLHGDGYWSGFGNDLETGQPITTSEWLDRLAPKATAIIAAGTCATYGGIHAMAGNPTGAMGVPDYLGFDWKSKAGIPIVCVPGCPIQPDNLSETITYLLYQATGQAPMIPLDEALRPTWLFGKTVHEGCDRAGYYEQADFATEYGSPKCIVKLGCWGPVVKCNVPKRGWMNGIGGCPNVGGICIGCTMPGFPDKFMPFMDEPPGGKLSTTAVGLYGTTVKALRSITTRTVDKEPSWRKPGGQLLTGATRTW from the coding sequence ATGCCTACTAGCACTTCCACCGCGGCGGAAGATGCACTCATTCACGTTCTATGGATCAATGCGGGCCTGAGCTGCGACGGCGATTCGGTGGCCCTCACAGCCGCCATGCAGCCTTCGGTCGAGGAGATTGCGCTCGGGGCATTGCCTGGCCTCCCGCAGGTGGCGGTGCACTGGCCGCTCATCGATTTCGAATGCGGCCCTCAGCAGGGGGCGGATGATTTCCTCGAATGGTTCCGCAAGGCAGATCGCGGTGAACTCGAGCCGTTCGTCCTCGTGGTCGAGGGATCTATACCCAACGAGAAACTCCACGGCGACGGCTACTGGAGTGGGTTCGGAAACGACCTGGAAACCGGCCAGCCGATCACGACGAGCGAGTGGCTGGATCGGCTCGCCCCGAAGGCGACCGCAATCATTGCCGCCGGAACCTGTGCGACCTACGGGGGAATCCACGCCATGGCAGGGAACCCGACCGGTGCGATGGGGGTTCCCGACTATCTGGGCTTCGATTGGAAGTCAAAGGCCGGAATTCCGATTGTCTGCGTCCCGGGCTGCCCCATTCAGCCGGATAACCTCTCCGAGACGATCACGTATCTGCTCTATCAGGCCACCGGCCAAGCGCCGATGATCCCCTTGGACGAAGCGCTTCGCCCCACCTGGCTCTTCGGCAAGACGGTCCATGAGGGGTGCGACCGGGCCGGCTACTACGAGCAGGCAGATTTTGCGACCGAGTACGGCTCGCCCAAGTGCATCGTCAAACTCGGCTGCTGGGGGCCGGTCGTCAAATGCAACGTGCCCAAGCGCGGTTGGATGAATGGAATCGGCGGGTGCCCCAACGTCGGCGGCATCTGCATCGGCTGCACCATGCCGGGATTCCCCGACAAGTTCATGCCCTTCATGGATGAGCCGCCGGGCGGAAAGCTCTCCACGACGGCAGTGGGCCTCTACGGAACCACGGTGAAGGCGCTGCGTTCCATCACCACCCGCACTGTCGACAAGGAACCCTCGTGGCGCAAGCCGGGAGGCCAACTGCTGACCGGCGCTACGAGGACTTGGTAA
- a CDS encoding nickel-dependent hydrogenase large subunit produces MTSTVPAPSQQGTKGNLVEMNWDPITRIVGSLGIYTKIDFDNNEVVECHSTSSIFRGYSIFMRGKDPRDAHFITSRICGICGDNHATCSCYAQNMAYGVKPPHLGEWIVNLGEAAEYMFDHNIFQENLVGVDYCEKMVSDTNPSVLAKAENTPAPHAGEHGYRTIADIMRSLNPFTGEFYREALQVSRLTREMFCLMEGRHVHPSTLYPGGVGTVATVQLMTDYLTRLMRYVEFMKKVVPMHDDLFDFFYEALPGYEQVGLRRTLLGCWGSFQDPEVCNFAYRDMTEWGRHMFVTPGVVVDGQLVTTDLVRINLGLRIMLGSSYYEDWEGQEMFVTHDPLGNPVDRRHPWNQHTNPRPQKRDLEDKYSWVMSPRWFDGQDNLALDTGGGPLARLWSTALAGLVNTDYIKSTGRSVEIHLPKTALKGPVTFEWKIPQWSNTLERNRARTYFQAYAAAAALTFAEKALAEIRAGHTKTWEKFEVPDEAVSCGFTEAVRGVLSHHMVIRDGKIANYHPYPPTPWNASPRDSSGTPGPYEDAVQGQPIFEENDREHFKGIDIMRTVRSFDPCLPCGVHMYLGQGKSLELVHSPTQAMGGE; encoded by the coding sequence ATGACTTCGACTGTCCCCGCGCCCTCACAGCAAGGGACCAAAGGCAATCTCGTAGAGATGAACTGGGACCCCATCACCCGCATTGTGGGGAGCCTCGGCATCTACACGAAGATCGATTTCGACAACAACGAAGTGGTGGAATGCCACAGCACCTCGTCCATCTTCCGCGGATATTCCATCTTCATGCGTGGAAAGGACCCAAGGGACGCCCATTTCATCACGAGCCGCATCTGCGGAATCTGCGGCGACAACCACGCGACCTGTTCCTGCTATGCGCAGAACATGGCGTATGGGGTGAAGCCCCCGCACCTCGGAGAGTGGATCGTCAACCTCGGTGAAGCCGCCGAGTACATGTTCGACCACAACATCTTCCAGGAGAACCTTGTCGGCGTGGACTACTGCGAGAAGATGGTCTCGGACACCAATCCCTCGGTCCTCGCGAAGGCGGAGAACACTCCGGCGCCGCATGCGGGCGAGCACGGCTACCGCACGATCGCCGACATCATGCGTTCGCTCAACCCCTTCACGGGCGAGTTCTACCGCGAGGCCTTGCAGGTCAGCCGCCTGACGCGCGAGATGTTCTGCCTCATGGAGGGCCGCCACGTCCACCCCTCGACCCTGTATCCCGGAGGCGTCGGGACGGTCGCGACAGTTCAGCTCATGACCGACTACCTGACGCGGCTCATGCGGTATGTGGAGTTCATGAAGAAGGTCGTGCCGATGCACGACGACCTCTTCGACTTCTTCTACGAAGCACTCCCCGGCTACGAGCAGGTTGGCCTCCGCCGGACGCTCCTGGGCTGCTGGGGTTCCTTCCAGGACCCGGAGGTGTGCAACTTCGCGTACCGGGACATGACGGAGTGGGGGCGGCACATGTTCGTGACGCCCGGCGTCGTCGTCGACGGTCAGCTCGTCACCACGGATCTTGTGCGGATCAACCTCGGCCTGCGGATCATGCTCGGCTCCTCGTACTACGAGGACTGGGAGGGCCAGGAGATGTTCGTGACACATGATCCGCTCGGCAACCCTGTGGATCGGCGCCATCCGTGGAACCAGCACACGAACCCGAGGCCGCAGAAGCGAGACCTCGAGGACAAGTACAGCTGGGTCATGTCCCCACGCTGGTTCGACGGGCAGGACAACCTCGCGCTCGACACCGGGGGAGGCCCGCTCGCAAGGCTCTGGAGCACGGCACTCGCGGGCCTCGTCAATACGGACTACATCAAGTCGACGGGACGCAGCGTCGAGATCCATCTGCCGAAGACCGCCCTCAAGGGGCCCGTGACGTTCGAATGGAAGATCCCGCAGTGGAGCAACACGCTCGAGCGGAACCGAGCTCGCACGTACTTCCAGGCCTACGCTGCGGCGGCTGCGCTGACGTTCGCAGAGAAGGCGCTCGCCGAGATCCGGGCGGGGCACACCAAGACCTGGGAGAAGTTCGAGGTGCCGGACGAGGCAGTCAGCTGCGGCTTCACGGAGGCCGTCCGTGGCGTGCTCTCGCACCACATGGTGATCCGGGACGGAAAGATCGCGAACTACCATCCCTACCCGCCGACCCCGTGGAACGCGAGCCCTCGGGACTCGTCCGGGACGCCGGGACCGTACGAGGACGCGGTCCAAGGGCAGCCGATCTTCGAGGAGAACGACAGGGAGCACTTCAAGGGCATCGACATCATGCGCACGGTCCGCAGCTTCGATCCGTGCCTTCCCTGCGGTGTGCACATGTACTTGGGGCAGGGGAAGTCGCTCGAACTCGTCCATTCGCCGACCCAGGCTATGGGAGGCGAGTAG